The Chanos chanos chromosome 6, fChaCha1.1, whole genome shotgun sequence genome includes a region encoding these proteins:
- the hdac12 gene encoding uncharacterized protein hdac12 — MALLPNQNITRRAVPWYAFFMQEGTFLRRNLPQAVGKKFFHAEHTCHESNALPVVHHSKYVCDLPANHRFPMGKFPKVLKCLLDDQVIRNKQVWAPKLASEQLLAGVHTEDYLKRFIGGKTTDDEQRRTGFRWSEGIVQRCRYETGGTVLAAEIALQRGLACSTAGGTHHAFPDYGSGFCLLNDLAVTAKHLVSESASRRKILIVDLDVHQGDGTAYIFRDDPDVFTFSVHCGKNFPLRKQQSDLDISVEEHMEDKEYLATVEAHLPWLLETFRPDLVLYDAGVDPHWEDELGRLRLTDQGLYQRDLYVLNTMVGKGIPIATVIGGGYSRDIDKLALRHSIVHRAATKVWKEKRM; from the exons ATGGCACTCTTGCCGAATCAAAACATAACACGACGAGCCGTCCCCTGGTATGCATTTTTTATGCAAGAGGGAACGTTTCTGAGAAGAAACTTGCCACAAGCTGTTGGGAAGAAGTTTTTTCACGCTGAGCAC ACATGCCATGAGTCAAATGCCCTACCAGTTGTCCACCACagcaagtatgtgtgtgaccTTCCAGCGAACCACAGATTCCCTATGGGAAAATTTCCCAAAGTTCTCAAGTGTTTGCTCGATGACCAAGTAATAAGAAACAAACAG GTTTGGGCTCCCAAACTGGCGTCAGAGCAGCTGCTGGCAGGCGTCCATACAGAAGACTATTTGAAACGATTCATTGGTGGGAAAACGACTGATGACGAACAGAGGCGGACGGGTTTCCGTTGGAGTGAGGGAATAGTACAGCGGTGCAGATATGAAACAG GTGGCACAGTGCTAGCAGCAGAGATTGCCTTGCAGAGAGGCTTGGCTTGCAGCACAGCTGGCGGTACACATCACGCTTTTCCAGACTACGGCTCAGGTTTCTGTCTGCTCAATGACCTGGCAGTCACAGCCAAACATTTAGTGAGCGAGTCCGCATCCAGAAGGAAGATTCTCATCGTGGATCTAGATGTGCATCAG GGTGATGGCACGGCGTACATCTTCAGAGACGATCCAGACGTCTTCACATTctcagtgcattgtgggaaaaaCTTCCCCTTACGGAAACAGCAAAGTGATCTTGACATTAGTGTAGAGGAACACATGGAGGATAAGGAATACCTGGCTACAG tggaGGCTCACCTGCCCTGGCTGCTGGAGACTTTTCGGCCAGACCTGGTCCTCTATGATGCTGGTGTTGACCCTCACTGGGAAGATGAGCTGGGGAGACTTCGCCTTACAGACCAGG GCCTCTATCAGAGAGATCTGTATGTACTTAACACCATGGTGGGAAAAGGCATACCCATAGCCACTGTGATTGGTGGAGGATATTCCAGAGACATAGACAAATTGGCTCTCAGACACTCCATAGTCCACAGAGCAGCCACTAAG GTTTGGAAGGAAAAACGTATGTGA